In Lagopus muta isolate bLagMut1 chromosome 6, bLagMut1 primary, whole genome shotgun sequence, one DNA window encodes the following:
- the BRMS1L gene encoding breast cancer metastasis-suppressor 1-like protein isoform X2 yields MDDEDCERRRMECLDEMSNLEKQFTDLKDQLYKERLSQVDAKLQEVIAGKAPEYLEPLAALQENMQIRTKVAGIYRELCLESVKNKYECEIQASRQHCESEKLLLYDTVQSELEEKIRRLEEDRHSIDITSELWNDELQSRKKRKDPFSPDKKKPVVVSGPYIVYMLQDLDILEDWTTIRKAMATLGPHRVKPEPPVKLEKHLHSARSEEGRLYYDGEWYGRGQTIYIDKKDECPTSAIITTINHDEVWFKRPDGSKSKLYISQLQKGKYSIKHNHN; encoded by the exons ATGGATGATGAAGACTGCGAGAGGAGAAGAATGGAGTGTTTAGATGAAATGTCTAATCTTGAAAAGCAATTTACAGATCTCAAAGATCA ACTTTACAAAGAAAGATTAAGCCAAGTGGATGCAAAACTGCAAGAGGTCATAGCTGGAAAAGCACCTGAATATTTAGAACCATTGGCAGCATTACAAGAAAATATGCAAATCAGAACCAAGGTGGCAG GTATCTATAGAGAGCTTTGTCTGGAATCTGTGAAGAACAAGTATGAATGTGAAATTCAAGCCTCTCGACAGCACTGTGAG AGTGAAAAGCTTCTGTTGTATGATACTGTACAAAGTGAACTAGAAGAGAAGATTAGAAGACTTGAAGAAGACAGACATAGCATTGACATTACATCAG aattatgGAATGATGAGCTacagtcaaggaaaaaaaggaaggatcCATTTAGTCCAGATAAAAAAAAGCCTGTTGTTGTATCAG GCCCCTATATAGTTTATATGTTACAAGACCTTGATATACTTGAAGACTGGACGACCATAAGGAAG gCAATGGCTACTTTGGGGCCACACAGAGTAAAGCCAGAAC CACCTGTCAAATTAGAGAAACACCTACATAGTGCTAGGTCTGAAGAAGGAAGACTGTATTATGATGGAGAGTGGTATGGACGCGGACAGACGATATACATTGATAAGAAAGATGAATGTCCTACAAG TGCCATAATTACAACAATTAACCATGATGAAGTTTGGTTCAAAAGACCAGATGGAAGCAAGTCCAAGCTATAtatttctcagctacagaaaggaaaatattcaatAAAGCATAACCACAACTGA